In a genomic window of Leptospira noumeaensis:
- the vapB gene encoding type II toxin-antitoxin system antitoxin VapB yields the protein MQTAKIFINGRSQAVRIPKEFQFKGDEVFIQKLGDAVILVPKNKAWNAFLDGLNGFSDDFMKDGRNELPDSERDFI from the coding sequence ATGCAAACAGCAAAAATTTTTATCAACGGAAGAAGCCAAGCAGTCAGAATTCCGAAAGAATTCCAATTTAAGGGAGATGAAGTTTTTATTCAAAAACTTGGTGATGCAGTTATTCTTGTTCCAAAAAATAAAGCATGGAATGCATTTTTAGATGGATTAAATGGTTTTTCAGATGATTTTATGAAAGATGGGAGAAATGAACTACCAGATTCTGAAAGAGACTTTATCTGA